A window of Kyrpidia spormannii genomic DNA:
GTTCCGCCGGGCCATGAAGCAGGCGATCCAGCGCACAATGCGAGCCGGGGCGAAGGGTGTGAAAATCCAGGTCTCCGGGCGGCTGGCCGGAGCTGAGATCGCCCGTACTGAAGGGTATTCTGAAGGGACGGTCCCCCTTCACACTCTGCGCGCCGATATCGATTATGCGTTGGCCGAGGCCCACACCACGTATGGGCGGATTGGTGTAAAGGTGTGGATTTATCGCGGAGAGATTCTTCCGGTTAAAGGGGACCGGAACGCGGAGAAGTCGAGCGGAGAGGAAGGGGGCAAGTAGAGATGCTAATGCCCAAGCGCGTCAAACATCGGAAAGAACAGCGCGGGCGCCTGAAAGGCCGATCGAAGGGCGGCAACGAGATTGCCTTTGGCGAATACGGCCTTCAGGCTTTGGAACCTGCGTGGATCACCAACCGGCAGATCGAGGCGGCGCGAATTGCTATGACCCGTTATATCCGCCGGGGCGGAAAAGTGTGGATCAAGATCTTCCCGGCCAAGCCCGTGACGAAAAAGCCGGCGGAGACCCGTATGGGAAGCGGAAAAGGTTCCCCGGAGCAGTGGGTTGCCGTGGTGAAGCCTGGGCGCATCCTGTTTGAGCTGGCCGGCGTTCCGGAAGAAGTGGCGAAGGAAGCGATGCGCCTCGCTTCTCACAAGCTCCCCATCAAGACGAAGTTTGTGACCCGGGGTGAAATGGGTGGTGACAGCCATGAAGCCTAAGGACTTGCGGCACCTGAGCGATGATGAGATTCAGGATAAGGTCAATGACCTCAAGGAGGAACTGTTCAACCTGCGGTTTCAATTGGCAACGGGACAGCTCGACAACCCCATGCGGATTCGGCAGGTAAAAAAGGACATTGCCCGGGCGAAGACGATCCTTCGGGAAAGGGAACTCGGGATTCGCTGAGGCGGAAAGGGGGAGCAAGGTGAGCGAAGAGCGGAATCAGCGCAAGACCAGGATTGGCAAGGTCGTCAGCGACAAGATGGATAAAACCATTGTCGTGGCGGTGGTCCAGAGCGTGACCCACCCACTGTACGGGAAAACCGTAAAGCGGACGACCAAGTTTAAGGCGCACGATGAGAATAACGAGGCCAGGATCGGGGACACTGTCAAGATTATGGAGACCCGGCCCCTTTCCAAGGAGAAGCGTTGGCGCCTCGTGGAAATTTTGGAGCGGGCGGAAGTCCTGTAATCCTCGCTTGGGAAAGGAGGAGGTTCGATGATTCAGCCGCAAACCAGACTGGTGGTAGCCGACAATTCCGGGGCCAAGGAGATCATGTGTTTCCGGGTTCTTGGCGGTTCAAACAGGAAGACGGCGAACATCGGCGATATCATTGTTGCCTCGGTGAAAAGTGCAACACCCGGCGGCGTTGTCAAAAAAGGAGATGTGGTCAAGGCGGTGATCGTGCGATCCCGACGGGGAGTGCGACGGGCGGACGGCAGTTATATCCGCTTTGACGAAAACGCAGCGGTGATCATTCGAGAAGACAAGAGTCCTCGGGGCACGCGGATTTTTGGGCCGGTGGCCCGAGAGCTCCGAGATCGGGATTTCATGAAGATCATTTCACTGGCTCCGGAAGTGTTGTAACAAGAGCCTTGCCCGACCAGGGTATCGACCCCGGATGGGGAAGGAACGAGGAGGTGTGGTGGCGGGATGTCCCAAACCAAGATGCGGATCAAGAAGGGCGACATGGTGGCGGTGATCGCTGGCAAGGACAAAGGGAAAAAGGGCCGGGTGCTGGCGGCTTATCCGAAAAGGCAGAGGGTGCTGGTGGAAGGCGTGAACATGGTCAAGCGCCATATGAAGCCAAACCCCACTTATCCCCAGGGAGGCATCATCTCCAAGGAAGCTCCCCTTCACGTTTCAAACGTGATGATCGTGGACCCGAAAACCGGCGAACCGACTCGGGTGGGGATGAAGATCCTTGCGGACGGCAAAAAGGTCCGGTACGCGAAGAAGTCCGGTGAAATCCTAGATAAGTGATCGGCGAAAGGAGGGTGTGTGCGTGGCGCCCCGACTGTTAGAGCGGTACAAGCGGGATGTGATTCCCGCCCTCATGCAGAGATTCGGCTACAGGAACGTGATGCAGGTTCCCAAGGTTGAGAAGGTGGTCCTCAATATCGGACTTGGGGAGGCAGTTCAGAACCCCAAGGCTCTCGATGCGGCGGTAGATGATTTGACGGCGATCTCCGGCCAGAAACCCGTGGTCACCCGGGCTCGCAAGTCCGTGGCCAGTTTCAAGCTGCGGGCGGGAATGCCCATCGGAGTCAAGGTCACTTTGCGCGGAGATCGGATGTATTATTTTCTTGATAAGCTATTCAACGTCGCGTTGCCCCGGGTTCGAGACTTCCGCGGCGTGTCGCCCAGGGCCTTTGACGGGCGCGGAAACTATAGTCTGGGACTTCGGGAACAACTGATTTTCCCGGAGATCGATTACGATAAAATCGACAAAGTCCGCGGCCTGGAGGTCATCATCGTAACCACGGCGGACAGCGACGAAGAGGCCCGGGAACTGTTGGCGCAGTTGGGTATGCCCTTTCGGGCGAGCTGATCCACCGATACCAGGGGGAGGTGTGCTGCGTGGCGAAAAAATCGATGATCGTGAAGGCGCAGCGCAAGCCGAAGTTCAAGACTCGGGCGTACACCCGCTGCCAGCTGTGTGGCCGTCCGCACGCGGTCTTGCGCAAATTTGGCGTCTGCCGGATCTGCTTCCGGGAACTTGCCTATCAAGGGCGGTTGCCGGGGGTCAAGAAGGCAAGCTGGTGAGAGAAGAGTTTTGACCGTTGAGGGGTTCAGGAGGGAGGGTAACTGCCATGGTGATGACCGATCCGATCGCCGATATGTTGACGCGCATCCGAAACGCCAATTTGGTCGGGCATGAGAAGGTCGAGATTCCCGCGTCCAACGTGAAGCGTGCTATCGCGAACATCCTAAAAGAAGAAGGGTTCATCCGGGACGCTGAATTTATCCCCGACAACAAGCAGGGCATGATCCGGGTGTTCCTCAAGTACGGGCCCAACAATGAACGGGTGATCACCGGTCTGAAGCGGATCAGCAAACCCGGCCGCCGCGTGTACGTGAAGAATGATGCCGTGCCCAGGGTTTTGGGCGGACTGGGCTTGGCTATTTTATCGACGTCCCGGGGGATTATGACCGATAAAGATGCGCGGAGAAACGGTGTGGGTGGCGAAGTCATTTGCTACGTGTGGTGAATACGAGGGCGGGAACGGAGGTGAAGGAATTTGTCGCGGATTGGGAGAAAACCCATTGAAATTCCGGCCGGCGTGGAGGTGTCCATCGACGGGCAGACGGTGACCGTCAAGGGGCCGAAGGGCACTCTGACCCGGAATATCCACAAAGATATGGTCGTCACCATCGAAGGCAACCAGGTCGTGGTGACCCGGCCCAGTGATGAGAAGCTGCACAAGAGTTTGCACGGGACCACCCGCAGCGTCATCGCCAACATGGTGGAGGGCGTGACGAAGGGCTTCCAGAAAAACCTCGAACTTGTGGGCGTGGGCTATCGGGCAGTGAAATCCGGCAATAAGGTCACCCTGTCTTTGGGCTTTTCACACCCTGTTGAATTGGTGCCCGATGCCGGCATCGAAATCGATGTCCCGGCTCCCAACAAACTGGTGGTGCGCGGCATCGACAAAGAGCAGGTTGGTACGGTGGCGGCGTCCATCCGGCGAATTCGAGAGCCTGAACCGTATAAGGGCAAGGGCATTAAATACGAAAACGAAAAGATTCGGCGCAAAGTGGGTAAGACCGGAAAGAAGTGATGGCCGAGTGAAGGCCGGAGACGCCATCTGGTCTGCGAAGGGAGGTTATAATCATGGCGGCGAGTGTGAGTCGGAAAGAAGCGCGCCATCGGCGCCATCTGCGGGTGCGCAAG
This region includes:
- the rplP gene encoding 50S ribosomal protein L16 is translated as MLMPKRVKHRKEQRGRLKGRSKGGNEIAFGEYGLQALEPAWITNRQIEAARIAMTRYIRRGGKVWIKIFPAKPVTKKPAETRMGSGKGSPEQWVAVVKPGRILFELAGVPEEVAKEAMRLASHKLPIKTKFVTRGEMGGDSHEA
- the rpmC gene encoding 50S ribosomal protein L29, with the protein product MKPKDLRHLSDDEIQDKVNDLKEELFNLRFQLATGQLDNPMRIRQVKKDIARAKTILRERELGIR
- the rpsQ gene encoding 30S ribosomal protein S17 codes for the protein MSEERNQRKTRIGKVVSDKMDKTIVVAVVQSVTHPLYGKTVKRTTKFKAHDENNEARIGDTVKIMETRPLSKEKRWRLVEILERAEVL
- the rplN gene encoding 50S ribosomal protein L14, which translates into the protein MIQPQTRLVVADNSGAKEIMCFRVLGGSNRKTANIGDIIVASVKSATPGGVVKKGDVVKAVIVRSRRGVRRADGSYIRFDENAAVIIREDKSPRGTRIFGPVARELRDRDFMKIISLAPEVL
- the rplX gene encoding 50S ribosomal protein L24, whose amino-acid sequence is MRIKKGDMVAVIAGKDKGKKGRVLAAYPKRQRVLVEGVNMVKRHMKPNPTYPQGGIISKEAPLHVSNVMIVDPKTGEPTRVGMKILADGKKVRYAKKSGEILDK
- the rplE gene encoding 50S ribosomal protein L5 produces the protein MAPRLLERYKRDVIPALMQRFGYRNVMQVPKVEKVVLNIGLGEAVQNPKALDAAVDDLTAISGQKPVVTRARKSVASFKLRAGMPIGVKVTLRGDRMYYFLDKLFNVALPRVRDFRGVSPRAFDGRGNYSLGLREQLIFPEIDYDKIDKVRGLEVIIVTTADSDEEARELLAQLGMPFRAS
- a CDS encoding type Z 30S ribosomal protein S14, with the translated sequence MAKKSMIVKAQRKPKFKTRAYTRCQLCGRPHAVLRKFGVCRICFRELAYQGRLPGVKKASW
- the rpsH gene encoding 30S ribosomal protein S8; translation: MVMTDPIADMLTRIRNANLVGHEKVEIPASNVKRAIANILKEEGFIRDAEFIPDNKQGMIRVFLKYGPNNERVITGLKRISKPGRRVYVKNDAVPRVLGGLGLAILSTSRGIMTDKDARRNGVGGEVICYVW
- the rplF gene encoding 50S ribosomal protein L6, encoding MSRIGRKPIEIPAGVEVSIDGQTVTVKGPKGTLTRNIHKDMVVTIEGNQVVVTRPSDEKLHKSLHGTTRSVIANMVEGVTKGFQKNLELVGVGYRAVKSGNKVTLSLGFSHPVELVPDAGIEIDVPAPNKLVVRGIDKEQVGTVAASIRRIREPEPYKGKGIKYENEKIRRKVGKTGKK